A window of the Coprobacter fastidiosus genome harbors these coding sequences:
- a CDS encoding glycosyltransferase family 2 protein, whose translation MKKEVSLVFRGLTLHSPLISVVLVTRQHADTLRLRLDGILNQCTTFDTEVVIVDRGSNDETGDICQEYKALYPDKVRFYTRVPGDFPEKSRIIRLRGDLGIICRDEELWSDIFKLQRQGSFLMTHPEYDLCFHNVRGSNMQYMRSRDYSPGEITSGRLFRYYSPLFRLSGRHSAHHFSLYEKIGGDIFTRYSFRGKIRCLGNIYSEMLDNTSRKANLPFLKNNFSW comes from the coding sequence ATGAAAAAAGAAGTAAGTTTGGTATTTCGGGGGTTGACATTGCACTCGCCTTTAATTTCGGTTGTTTTGGTTACCCGGCAACATGCAGATACTTTACGGCTTCGACTGGATGGCATATTGAATCAGTGTACTACTTTTGATACGGAAGTCGTGATAGTGGATCGGGGATCGAATGATGAGACAGGAGATATTTGTCAGGAGTATAAGGCTCTGTATCCTGATAAGGTGCGGTTTTATACACGTGTTCCGGGAGATTTTCCTGAAAAAAGCCGAATTATACGGCTGAGAGGTGATCTTGGTATAATATGCCGGGATGAGGAGCTCTGGAGTGATATTTTCAAGTTGCAGCGTCAGGGCTCTTTTTTGATGACTCATCCAGAGTATGATCTGTGTTTTCACAATGTGCGGGGTAGTAATATGCAGTATATGCGTTCCCGTGATTATTCTCCCGGGGAAATTACTTCAGGGAGGTTATTCAGGTATTATTCGCCTTTGTTTCGTTTATCAGGACGTCACTCAGCACATCATTTTTCATTGTATGAGAAAATTGGCGGGGATATTTTTACCCGATATTCATTTCGGGGGAAAATACGTTGTCTCGGTAATATTTATTCCGAAATGTTAGATAATACAAGTCGGAAAGC
- a CDS encoding acyl carrier protein: MDKKLFMNHVSTLFFRTSSKEIKPGTRFKQLREWNILLAVSFVEMVKEEYQVELNKKDFLYNDTIEDLYRCVCNRQ, encoded by the coding sequence ATGGATAAGAAACTTTTTATGAATCATGTTTCTACTTTATTCTTTCGTACTTCATCGAAGGAAATAAAACCGGGGACTCGATTTAAACAATTACGGGAATGGAATATTTTGTTGGCAGTATCTTTTGTAGAAATGGTAAAAGAAGAATATCAGGTAGAATTGAATAAAAAGGACTTTTTATATAATGATACGATAGAAGATTTGTATCGCTGTGTATGCAACAGGCAATAA
- a CDS encoding aminotransferase class I/II-fold pyridoxal phosphate-dependent enzyme, producing MKNTPIDYDIVNETIDEMSIPDFGKATIREVVAIASRLEEKTGQEFIHMEMGVPGLPPAAVGVEAEIEALRNGVASIYPVIDGLPRLKKEAARFVKAFIDVDVDPQGCVPVVGSMQGTFTSFLVAGQCNPEKDTILFIDPGFPVQKQQIVVLGYKYEAFDVYDFRGDKLREKLESYLEKGNIAAVIYSNPNNPSWICLKDEELRTIGDLANKYDVIVLEDLAYFAMDFRKELGTPFQPPYQPTVARYTDNYLLLISGSKAFSYAGQRIGVVVISDKLYHRVYPGLTDRYGGGTFGSVFIHRVLYAISSGVSHSAQYAMAAMMKAASDRDFAFLEEVKEYGHRAKRLKDIFLRHGFHLVYDTDLGEPLADGFYFTIGYPGMTGGELMKELIYYGVSSISLITTGSRQEGIRACTSFIKDNQYDLLNERLSLFARHHSI from the coding sequence ATGAAAAATACACCAATTGACTATGATATTGTAAATGAGACTATCGATGAGATGAGTATTCCAGATTTCGGAAAGGCAACTATTCGGGAGGTAGTCGCAATCGCATCACGTCTTGAAGAAAAAACAGGACAGGAATTTATTCATATGGAGATGGGAGTTCCGGGATTGCCTCCTGCCGCTGTCGGAGTAGAAGCTGAGATTGAAGCGTTACGTAACGGAGTTGCTTCGATTTATCCGGTTATAGACGGATTGCCTCGTCTGAAGAAAGAAGCTGCACGTTTTGTAAAAGCATTTATCGATGTTGATGTCGATCCGCAAGGTTGTGTCCCGGTAGTCGGTTCTATGCAGGGTACATTTACATCGTTTTTAGTGGCAGGTCAATGCAATCCGGAAAAAGACACGATTCTTTTTATCGATCCCGGTTTCCCTGTACAAAAACAACAAATAGTGGTACTTGGGTATAAGTATGAAGCTTTTGATGTGTATGATTTTCGAGGAGATAAGCTTCGGGAAAAATTGGAAAGTTATTTGGAAAAAGGAAATATCGCTGCTGTTATTTATTCCAATCCAAATAACCCTTCATGGATATGTCTCAAAGATGAAGAGTTGAGGACAATAGGAGATTTGGCAAATAAATATGACGTAATAGTTTTAGAAGACCTTGCTTATTTTGCAATGGATTTCCGAAAAGAATTGGGAACTCCTTTTCAGCCGCCTTACCAACCTACTGTTGCTCGTTATACCGATAATTATTTATTGTTGATATCGGGTTCTAAAGCGTTTAGTTATGCAGGACAGCGGATAGGTGTGGTCGTGATTTCCGATAAGTTGTATCATCGTGTGTATCCCGGGTTGACCGATCGTTATGGCGGAGGAACATTCGGATCGGTTTTTATTCATAGGGTTTTGTATGCAATATCTTCTGGGGTAAGCCATTCGGCGCAATATGCCATGGCCGCAATGATGAAGGCCGCTTCTGATCGGGATTTCGCATTTTTGGAAGAAGTAAAGGAATATGGACATAGAGCAAAGCGGTTAAAGGATATTTTTCTTCGGCACGGTTTTCATCTGGTATATGATACTGATTTAGGAGAACCTTTGGCTGATGGTTTCTATTTTACGATCGGTTATCCCGGAATGACAGGTGGAGAATTGATGAAAGAATTAATTTATTATGGTGTAAGTTCTATTTCTCTCATTACAACGGGAAGTCGTCAGGAAGGGATTCGGGCTTGTACTTCTTTTATCAAAGATAATCAGTATGATTTGTTGAACGAACGTTTGTCTCTGTTTGCCCGTCATCATAGCATATAA
- a CDS encoding M24 family metallopeptidase, which produces MYAKNFTTEIELRKSKIQSVICRSGADAFLVSDNANLFYTSGRVFSGYTYIPAEGEMIYFVRRPVGLSRENVVYIRKPEQIPDELSHLGIALPRVLLLENDSLTYNESIRLRNIFSEAKIENGTPLIRGVRMVKTLYEIELIRESAAHHSSMYRKAPSVYKQGMSDVEYSIELERLARLHGSLGLVRIFGKSMEIYMGSVLAGENADEPSPYDFALGGAGLDPSLPISSNGSIMKPGNTIMVDIGGNFTGYMSDMSRVFSLGEIPEKAREAHDVSLEIQSEIEKMAKPGVAASEIYDLAFDIAKKAGFEANFMGHRQKAGFIGHGVGIELNEAPVFAPRSKDILAEGMVFALEPKFVIPQVGAVGIENTFVVTASGIEKLTQCEEEILPLD; this is translated from the coding sequence ATGTACGCAAAAAATTTTACAACCGAGATTGAATTACGGAAGAGCAAGATACAATCCGTAATATGCAGGAGTGGGGCGGATGCTTTTCTTGTGAGTGATAATGCAAATTTATTTTATACATCGGGAAGAGTATTTTCGGGATATACATACATTCCTGCGGAAGGTGAGATGATTTATTTTGTTCGTCGTCCGGTGGGATTGTCGAGAGAAAATGTCGTTTATATTCGCAAGCCGGAACAAATTCCGGATGAATTGAGTCATTTGGGCATTGCTTTGCCGCGAGTTTTGTTACTTGAAAATGACTCGTTGACTTATAATGAGTCGATACGGCTGAGGAATATTTTTTCTGAAGCAAAAATCGAAAACGGGACTCCTTTGATACGAGGGGTGCGAATGGTTAAAACTCTTTATGAAATAGAATTGATTCGGGAATCTGCAGCGCACCATTCATCTATGTACCGTAAAGCTCCTTCTGTCTATAAGCAAGGGATGTCGGATGTGGAGTATTCGATAGAACTCGAAAGATTAGCTCGATTACATGGGTCTTTAGGTCTGGTGCGTATTTTCGGAAAAAGTATGGAAATATATATGGGAAGTGTTCTTGCTGGAGAAAATGCAGATGAGCCTTCGCCTTATGATTTTGCTCTTGGCGGAGCGGGGCTCGACCCTTCGCTTCCTATTAGCAGTAACGGTTCTATCATGAAACCGGGGAATACCATTATGGTTGATATCGGGGGTAATTTCACCGGATATATGAGTGATATGTCCCGGGTATTTTCTTTGGGAGAAATTCCGGAGAAAGCCAGAGAAGCGCACGATGTGTCGTTAGAAATACAGTCGGAAATTGAGAAGATGGCAAAACCGGGTGTTGCGGCATCAGAGATATATGATCTGGCTTTTGATATTGCAAAAAAAGCGGGATTTGAAGCTAATTTTATGGGTCATCGCCAAAAGGCCGGTTTCATAGGTCACGGGGTCGGTATAGAATTAAATGAAGCTCCTGTATTCGCTCCGCGTTCAAAAGACATTTTAGCGGAGGGAATGGTTTTTGCATTGGAGCCTAAGTTTGTCATACCTCAAGTCGGAGCTGTCGGAATAGAGAATACCTTTGTTGTTACAGCTTCTGGAATAGAAAAACTTACCCAATGTGAGGAGGAAATTTTGCCATTAGATTAA
- a CDS encoding HAD family hydrolase — MIVTKPDALVLDMDGTLWDAVDTYTLCWNKAFEEMGVSTVLRREELLKLMGTPIDEIMRVITPGMISEDREKFVARVHEIEARELPVRGGKLFDGVKIGIERLSTIYRLFLLSNCEKGELQIFAKFAEIEEWISGSISFGDTYLQKGENMRLLQQRFQLKSPVYIGDTDGDGVQARLAGWPFVFVRYGFGSTDRFDLAFDSFSELTDYFMNLS; from the coding sequence ATGATAGTAACAAAACCGGATGCCCTTGTATTGGATATGGACGGGACTCTTTGGGATGCCGTAGATACTTATACTTTGTGTTGGAATAAGGCTTTTGAAGAAATGGGTGTTTCTACCGTATTGAGGAGAGAAGAGTTGTTGAAACTGATGGGAACGCCTATCGATGAAATTATGCGGGTAATTACTCCCGGAATGATTTCTGAAGATCGAGAAAAGTTTGTAGCTCGGGTTCATGAAATAGAGGCTCGGGAGTTACCTGTACGGGGAGGTAAATTATTCGATGGAGTAAAGATTGGAATTGAAAGGTTATCAACGATATACCGGCTTTTTTTATTGAGTAATTGCGAGAAAGGAGAATTGCAGATTTTTGCTAAATTTGCAGAAATAGAAGAGTGGATATCCGGTTCTATTTCATTTGGAGATACCTATTTGCAAAAAGGAGAGAATATGCGGTTGCTTCAGCAGCGATTTCAATTGAAGAGCCCTGTATATATAGGCGATACTGATGGTGACGGTGTGCAGGCACGTTTGGCCGGTTGGCCTTTTGTTTTTGTCCGGTATGGCTTCGGATCGACCGATCGTTTTGATTTGGCATTTGATTCGTTTTCTGAATTAACCGATTATTTTATGAATTTATCGTAA
- a CDS encoding UDP-N-acetylmuramoyl-tripeptide--D-alanyl-D-alanine ligase, whose amino-acid sequence MTIEELYSIFKEHRTITTDSRRCVCDSIFFALKGENFNGNDFALRALSEGCAYAVVDDPELATDERIILVNDVLQTLQALAKLHRRVLNIPVIAITGTNGKTTTKELTAACLSQKYNVLATEGNLNNHIGVPLTLLKLTKAHEIAVIEMGASHPGEIKALANIAEPNFGIITNVGKAHLQGFGSFEGVIKTKCELYDYIRQRGGHVFLHHENIFLQPKSEGIEKSEYGETPGLFVSGKLTSCSPYLSFDLMRQGGSPVTVNTHLIGNYNLSNALAASAIAAYFKVPDMAIKKALEEYEPQNRRSQLLKTGNNTLILDAYNANPTSMNAALDNFIAMDASHKAVILGDMGELGADSEAEHRKIVDKLRNAGFDKVILCGTEFVKVAGGLECYPTTETLTDYLKSDLLKGFTILVKGSRFMQLEKCIDLL is encoded by the coding sequence GTGACAATAGAAGAATTATATTCGATATTTAAAGAGCATCGTACTATTACGACGGATAGCCGTAGATGCGTCTGTGATTCTATTTTTTTTGCATTAAAAGGTGAGAATTTTAATGGAAATGACTTTGCTTTACGAGCTTTGTCCGAAGGGTGTGCTTATGCTGTTGTAGATGACCCTGAATTGGCAACGGATGAGCGTATTATTTTGGTAAATGACGTTTTGCAGACATTGCAAGCTCTGGCAAAGCTTCATCGTAGGGTGTTGAATATTCCGGTAATTGCTATTACCGGAACTAACGGTAAGACGACGACCAAGGAGTTGACCGCAGCTTGCTTATCTCAGAAATATAATGTTCTGGCAACGGAAGGAAATTTGAATAACCATATCGGAGTGCCTCTTACTTTATTGAAGCTGACGAAAGCTCATGAAATAGCGGTTATCGAAATGGGGGCAAGCCATCCCGGAGAAATTAAAGCATTAGCGAACATAGCCGAACCGAATTTCGGAATTATTACAAATGTCGGGAAAGCGCATTTGCAAGGTTTCGGTTCATTCGAAGGGGTGATAAAAACCAAATGTGAGTTATATGACTATATTCGCCAACGAGGCGGGCACGTATTCCTGCACCATGAGAATATTTTTCTGCAGCCGAAAAGCGAAGGTATCGAGAAAAGCGAGTATGGGGAGACTCCGGGATTATTTGTTTCCGGGAAATTGACGAGCTGTTCTCCGTATTTATCATTTGACCTTATGAGGCAGGGGGGAAGTCCGGTTACTGTTAATACGCATCTTATAGGAAATTATAATTTGTCGAATGCGCTGGCTGCCTCTGCTATTGCGGCGTATTTTAAAGTTCCTGATATGGCTATTAAAAAAGCTTTGGAAGAGTATGAGCCTCAGAACAGGCGTTCGCAACTGCTGAAAACAGGGAACAATACGCTGATTTTAGATGCTTATAATGCTAATCCTACCAGTATGAACGCTGCGTTGGATAATTTTATCGCAATGGATGCTTCCCATAAGGCCGTTATCCTCGGGGATATGGGTGAACTCGGAGCCGACAGCGAAGCCGAACATCGGAAAATTGTTGACAAATTGAGAAATGCCGGATTTGACAAGGTTATTCTTTGCGGCACGGAATTTGTTAAAGTAGCGGGTGGACTGGAGTGTTATCCTACGACAGAAACCTTGACGGATTACCTGAAGTCAGATCTGCTAAAAGGGTTTACTATCTTGGTAAAAGGTTCTCGATTTATGCAACTTGAAAAATGTATTGATCTGTTATGA
- a CDS encoding MFS transporter, whose translation MSLRKINRRSPWCWIPTLYFAEGIPYVAVMTIAVILYKRMGVSNTEIALYTSWLYLPWVLKPLWSPFVDILKTRRWWIIMMQLLVGAGLTGIAFTIPASFFLQVTLAFFWLLAFSSATHDIAADGFYMIALTPHEQSLYVGIRSTFYRIAMITGQGLLIILAGWLEIVSGYSPVEFKVMNSPVPENERFITSQKDFILSSSTLYIAPGTISADSVQNVVSRVNNYNRQQGFVPAEEVTMSPNKAKRLVTESWWENYVSRPLGNFIRKHFGDEENAKTENSVVSGNVGIISVKPIKIPEPDREIVLNTHLRRGDNSFQLIAGERLVFTHLNGDKPAYMVIRADAMLTGKSEALFRGLSGNIPFAWSITFFVLAGMFLFLSGYHRWVLPRPSGDRQGNFRTVKEVFREFWKTFVSFFRKKEIGIGILFMLTYRLAESQLLKLASPFMLDDRDAGGLGLTTGEVGMVYGTVGVIALTIGGILGGIAASRKGLYFWLWPMALAISLPNLVYVYLSYMQPESLLWINIAVAVEQFGYGFGFTAYMLYMIYISEGEHKTAHYAICTAFMALGMMIPGMAAGWIEELIGYNRFFIWVMICTLPGFAVLPFLKIDRTFGINEDTDEKS comes from the coding sequence ATGTCACTGAGAAAAATAAACAGACGGTCACCGTGGTGCTGGATTCCGACGCTTTATTTTGCAGAAGGAATACCTTATGTCGCAGTAATGACTATTGCCGTGATTCTTTATAAGCGCATGGGAGTATCCAATACAGAGATTGCCTTATACACCAGTTGGTTGTATCTGCCGTGGGTGTTGAAACCTTTGTGGAGTCCTTTTGTCGATATTTTAAAAACCCGGCGCTGGTGGATAATAATGATGCAGTTATTGGTCGGTGCCGGACTTACCGGGATTGCATTTACGATCCCCGCCTCGTTCTTTTTGCAGGTTACGCTTGCGTTTTTCTGGTTGCTGGCATTCAGTTCGGCCACCCATGATATTGCTGCCGATGGATTTTATATGATTGCTCTTACACCTCATGAGCAATCCCTTTATGTCGGCATTCGCAGCACTTTTTACCGCATTGCCATGATTACGGGGCAAGGTCTGTTGATTATTCTTGCCGGGTGGCTTGAAATCGTTTCGGGATATTCTCCTGTGGAATTTAAAGTGATGAATTCACCTGTTCCGGAAAATGAACGATTCATTACGAGTCAGAAAGATTTTATCCTTTCATCTTCGACTCTTTATATAGCTCCCGGTACAATTTCGGCAGACAGTGTACAGAATGTGGTATCGAGAGTAAATAATTATAACAGGCAGCAAGGTTTTGTTCCTGCAGAGGAGGTTACGATGTCGCCAAATAAAGCTAAAAGACTTGTGACAGAATCTTGGTGGGAGAATTATGTTTCACGTCCTTTAGGAAATTTTATACGGAAACATTTCGGTGACGAAGAGAATGCGAAAACGGAAAATTCCGTCGTGTCGGGAAATGTCGGAATTATTTCTGTTAAACCGATAAAAATACCTGAACCGGATAGAGAAATCGTGTTGAACACTCATTTACGGCGGGGAGATAACAGTTTTCAATTAATTGCAGGAGAAAGGCTGGTTTTTACCCATTTAAATGGAGATAAGCCTGCTTATATGGTTATTCGGGCAGATGCGATGCTTACCGGAAAAAGTGAGGCTTTGTTCAGGGGATTATCGGGTAATATCCCGTTTGCATGGTCGATTACTTTTTTTGTATTGGCCGGAATGTTTTTGTTTTTATCCGGATATCATAGATGGGTACTTCCTCGTCCCTCCGGAGACAGACAAGGAAATTTTCGTACGGTAAAGGAGGTGTTCCGTGAATTTTGGAAGACTTTTGTCTCTTTTTTTCGAAAAAAAGAAATCGGAATCGGCATTCTTTTTATGTTGACTTATCGATTGGCAGAATCGCAATTGTTGAAACTTGCTTCTCCTTTTATGCTTGATGACCGGGATGCCGGAGGATTGGGATTAACGACCGGAGAAGTCGGGATGGTTTACGGAACTGTGGGAGTCATTGCTTTGACTATCGGTGGAATATTGGGCGGAATAGCTGCATCCCGAAAGGGATTGTATTTCTGGTTGTGGCCGATGGCTTTGGCTATATCTTTACCTAATTTGGTTTATGTTTATTTATCTTATATGCAACCGGAAAGCCTGTTGTGGATAAATATTGCGGTTGCGGTTGAACAGTTCGGTTATGGATTCGGTTTCACGGCTTATATGTTGTACATGATCTATATCTCGGAAGGAGAACACAAGACCGCTCATTATGCAATTTGTACGGCATTTATGGCTCTCGGGATGATGATTCCCGGAATGGCGGCCGGGTGGATCGAAGAGCTTATAGGGTATAACCGTTTCTTTATATGGGTGATGATTTGTACATTACCGGGATTTGCCGTGTTGCCGTTTTTGAAGATAGACCGGACATTCGGGATCAATGAAGATACCGATGAAAAAAGTTGA
- a CDS encoding DUF4922 domain-containing protein, which translates to MNKFEIDSDCADRLIREQRSVWALLDKNCQALERVETRIVFVEGVPVTLQFNPERIRSAAAVIDRQSIQNRKCFLCEENRPAEQVGITVAGKYVMLANPYPIFPKHLTMPSVIHTPQTICGRLNDMLDLARAIDRYIVFYNGPRCGASAPDHMHFQAGNKGFVPLEYLWSDIYREQGEAVYRDGNILLGRLERWPQSVFFVESGQMDRIAEAFDLLLRLLPVLNGDTEPMMNILCTYEAPVWRLWILPRRTHRPTQYYEEGDKQRLISPGAIDLSGVVPLPRKSDFERFTKEEIIDIFMQVSLTSEETNRICKEWRKI; encoded by the coding sequence ATGAATAAATTTGAGATCGATTCGGACTGTGCAGATCGCCTCATCCGAGAGCAACGCTCCGTGTGGGCATTACTCGATAAAAACTGTCAGGCACTGGAACGGGTGGAAACTCGGATTGTCTTTGTGGAAGGAGTTCCCGTTACATTACAGTTTAATCCGGAACGAATACGTTCGGCAGCGGCAGTTATCGACCGGCAATCTATTCAAAACCGGAAATGTTTTCTTTGTGAAGAAAACAGACCGGCGGAGCAAGTCGGGATTACTGTTGCCGGGAAGTATGTCATGCTTGCCAATCCGTATCCTATTTTCCCTAAACATCTGACTATGCCGTCTGTCATACATACACCGCAGACTATTTGTGGTCGCTTGAACGATATGCTGGATTTAGCCAGGGCTATCGACCGTTATATCGTCTTTTACAACGGTCCTCGTTGCGGGGCTTCTGCTCCCGATCACATGCATTTTCAGGCAGGTAACAAAGGATTTGTCCCGTTGGAGTATCTTTGGAGCGATATTTATCGTGAACAAGGAGAGGCAGTATATCGAGACGGAAATATTTTGTTAGGCAGGCTCGAACGATGGCCTCAAAGCGTGTTTTTTGTAGAATCGGGACAAATGGATAGAATTGCCGAAGCCTTTGACTTGCTCTTGCGATTATTGCCTGTTCTCAATGGAGATACAGAACCGATGATGAATATATTGTGTACTTATGAAGCTCCGGTGTGGAGGCTATGGATATTACCCCGCCGTACACATCGTCCGACTCAATATTATGAAGAAGGGGATAAACAGCGGTTGATCAGTCCGGGGGCTATTGATTTGAGCGGAGTCGTTCCGTTACCTCGTAAATCCGATTTCGAACGATTTACAAAAGAAGAGATTATAGATATATTTATGCAAGTGTCTTTAACTTCAGAAGAAACAAACCGAATATGCAAGGAATGGCGTAAAATATAA
- a CDS encoding glycosyltransferase family 2 protein has translation MESPVISCFLPFDSVEQVSSTVASLKKSRYPLSIMLLLSKDRNDPGIEGCRSLFVDDLYSTETIRQIAENIPEDGYTILCSGYSPVCFGSCAIDRFIRIAEDTGSGLCYADYYKNIAGKEEKHPVIDYLSGSIRDDFDFGTILFYRNRSIREAAGQMKEIYRYAGWYDLRLRVSRKSLPVHIPEFLYSQGEYDFRKSGEKQFDYVDPRNRAVQIEMERACTDYLKTIGAWLPARTRTFDASAMRFDVEASVVIPVYNRVRTIGDAVRSALGQETDFPFNVIVVDNHSTDGTTDILKDLSSDGKLIHIIPEEDTLGIGGCWNVGIFASQCGKYAVQLDSDDVYKDKHTLQRIIDMFHREQCAMVVGSYIMTDFDMQVIPPGIIDHREWTDGNGHNNALRINGLGAPRAFCTELLRKFTVPNTSYGEDYALGLTFSRNYKIGRIYEPIYLCRRWEGNSDAALVVEKINANNSYKDKLRSFEIEVRKKMNER, from the coding sequence ATGGAATCTCCTGTAATATCTTGTTTTCTCCCTTTTGATTCTGTCGAGCAAGTATCTTCGACTGTCGCTTCTCTCAAAAAGAGCCGTTATCCGTTATCGATAATGCTTTTGTTATCAAAAGACCGGAATGATCCGGGTATCGAAGGGTGCAGGTCTTTGTTTGTCGATGATCTGTACTCTACGGAAACCATACGGCAAATTGCCGAAAATATTCCTGAAGACGGTTATACGATACTTTGTTCGGGATATAGTCCCGTATGTTTCGGGAGTTGTGCAATAGACCGTTTTATCCGTATTGCGGAAGATACGGGATCGGGACTTTGTTATGCCGATTACTATAAAAACATTGCCGGAAAGGAAGAAAAACATCCGGTAATAGATTATCTATCCGGTAGTATAAGAGATGATTTCGATTTCGGGACTATTCTGTTTTATCGGAATCGCTCTATTCGGGAGGCTGCCGGACAGATGAAAGAGATATACCGTTATGCGGGATGGTATGATTTGCGTTTACGGGTTTCCCGAAAAAGTTTGCCTGTACATATCCCTGAGTTTTTATATTCTCAAGGCGAATATGATTTCCGTAAATCCGGAGAAAAGCAGTTTGACTATGTCGATCCGCGCAACCGTGCCGTACAGATAGAGATGGAACGAGCTTGTACCGATTATTTGAAAACGATCGGTGCGTGGCTTCCTGCACGAACACGAACGTTCGATGCATCTGCAATGAGGTTTGACGTGGAGGCTTCGGTCGTTATTCCGGTATATAACCGGGTGAGAACGATTGGGGATGCTGTACGCTCGGCATTGGGACAGGAGACCGATTTCCCTTTCAATGTAATTGTCGTAGATAATCATTCGACGGACGGAACAACGGATATTTTGAAAGATCTGAGTTCGGATGGAAAACTGATTCATATTATCCCCGAAGAAGACACACTCGGAATAGGCGGGTGTTGGAATGTCGGGATATTTGCATCTCAATGTGGAAAATATGCTGTACAGCTCGATAGTGACGATGTTTATAAAGACAAGCATACGCTGCAAAGAATTATAGACATGTTTCATCGTGAGCAATGCGCCATGGTGGTAGGCAGCTACATTATGACCGATTTCGATATGCAGGTCATTCCGCCGGGTATTATCGATCATCGGGAATGGACAGACGGAAATGGGCATAATAACGCTTTACGCATTAACGGGTTGGGTGCGCCACGTGCTTTTTGTACCGAATTGCTGCGAAAGTTTACCGTACCGAATACCAGTTATGGCGAGGATTATGCTCTCGGACTGACGTTCTCGCGAAATTATAAAATAGGACGCATCTATGAGCCGATATATCTTTGTCGTCGTTGGGAGGGTAATTCGGATGCCGCACTTGTCGTAGAAAAAATAAATGCAAATAATTCGTATAAAGACAAATTGCGTAGTTTCGAAATAGAAGTGCGGAAAAAAATGAATGAGAGATGA
- the murQ gene encoding N-acetylmuramic acid 6-phosphate etherase codes for MKFEKITEMPSLHDHLEEKSVHELLVGINEEDKKVAVAVEKAIPQIEKLVEAIVPKMKRGGRIFYLGAGTSGRLGVLDASEIPPTYGMPNTYVIGLIAGGDTALRNPVEAAEDSAEKGWKELCDRNVGPLDTVIGIAASGTTPYVIGALHHCRKAGILTASISCNPGSPVSREADIPIEIIVGPEFVTGSTRMKSGTAQKLVLNMISTATMIKMGRVKGNRMVNMQLTNQKLIDRGARMIVEETGLDYDTAKELLLLHGSVKKAVDEYMKHQ; via the coding sequence ATGAAATTTGAAAAAATAACCGAAATGCCCTCTTTACATGATCATTTGGAAGAGAAATCGGTACATGAATTACTTGTAGGAATCAACGAAGAGGATAAAAAAGTTGCCGTTGCGGTAGAAAAGGCAATACCTCAGATCGAAAAACTGGTAGAAGCGATTGTCCCGAAGATGAAACGGGGCGGTCGTATTTTTTATTTAGGGGCAGGTACGAGCGGACGGCTCGGTGTATTGGATGCTTCGGAGATTCCGCCCACTTACGGCATGCCGAATACTTATGTGATCGGACTCATAGCCGGAGGCGATACTGCATTGCGCAATCCGGTAGAAGCTGCAGAAGATAGTGCTGAAAAGGGATGGAAAGAGCTTTGCGACCGCAATGTCGGTCCCCTCGATACGGTAATCGGAATTGCAGCATCCGGTACGACGCCTTATGTAATCGGAGCGTTGCATCACTGTCGGAAAGCCGGAATTCTTACGGCTTCCATTTCTTGTAATCCGGGTTCTCCGGTCTCTCGGGAAGCTGATATTCCTATCGAGATCATCGTAGGACCAGAGTTCGTGACCGGAAGTACACGTATGAAATCGGGTACGGCGCAAAAGCTGGTTTTAAATATGATTTCTACCGCCACAATGATAAAAATGGGTCGGGTGAAAGGCAACCGAATGGTGAATATGCAATTGACCAACCAGAAACTGATAGATCGGGGGGCTCGCATGATTGTGGAAGAAACGGGCTTGGATTATGATACGGCAAAGGAGTTACTGCTACTGCACGGATCGGTAAAGAAAGCTGTCGATGAATATATGAAACACCAATAA